The Pyrus communis chromosome 5, drPyrComm1.1, whole genome shotgun sequence region TTGTATATGTTCTTCACGTTAGTTATCTGTGCACGAGTAAAGTgacttttaattgtttttttttcttttcaaaatgagATAAGTTGGTGATTTTGTCACGGTAGTCCACGTATTTGGGAGCtaagaaaacacataaagacgTTTCAGCATTCCCTAACCATCATTGTGTGATTTTTCAACACCAAAAACCAAGCTTAGGACGTGCCGTTTAGTATACGGACTTGTAATTCGTCACAATCTCTAGCAAAATTCGACATCTACTATATTATATAGTTAAGTTAATATTTCAGGTTATAATATTAGTAAATACACCGTCATTACTGTAACattcaaaccaaaaaagaaaaaaagcacaCCAATCTCTGGCAAACTATGATGCTGGACGTGATCATTGATAAGTCTGGTGGAGCGCAGATGATCATGCTTGGCTCGTGTTTTTAGTTAAATCCATTTTTGTGCAAATTGCAAGGTGGGCAGTTGGTAAAGAAACCTTCAATCATTTATCTTGTGATGTGTTTGATTCTCTCGATCAATTTAATTATGTTatgtttatataaaaatatgaacCCAGCCCGATACTGCAAACACTCAGAGACTCTCGAACTGCTCTGCACGCTGACAGCTCCTTCTTTTGCTTAAACAGCGTATTAACAAGGCTGTAACGGAATCATGGAATTAAGTATgcgcaaaaaatatataaaaaacttGTCAATGCATTTGTAATGGAGCCTCGTTAGTTTAATTATGTACTAATCGCAATTCGCATGACATTTTTGGATGGAAAGAGTTATTgatacttcaaaaatcttattataTACTCctcatatatttttctttctaaatataaaaagtaaaaaaatgtagaatacgaattttaaaatgctaataacattTTTCTTCTGGATAATGAAAAATAATGTCGCATGTGGTTattacatttaatcatctcccATTCTTTATGGGATAAATGTTCCCTCTATTTTGTTGTGGCCCAGAATTTGTGGGGTACCTGAAATTTTGAGGCAGCACATGGATGGAGCTTGGACGGCCTGGCCCGCCATTATTACGTTTCAAACTCGAAAACATTTTGCAGCGAGCCAAGTAAGCGTAGATATGTCTATGATTGTATGCAATTGATGATAGGGAAACATGATTTCGAATCGAAAAAACTACAATAGGATCAAAGTGTTGTTTGGACCACATCTGCACCACCGTAGTCGCTAGTCAGCTTCACAAGTGGATTGGTATGcggattttttatatttttgaaagaCATACTTTGCTCAAGGCTTTGGCTTCAAAAGGTGCCATGCCAAGTTTTTTGTTGTTGGCGATGCAATGCTCTAAATTACTCTATTTTACGAGAGGAGATTCGATTTTGTGCAGAAAGTGACAATAGTACTGCACTGATTAATTAACCTAATTTACAAGATATTTTTCGGTGTGTTCGGAGTACGACGTTATTGAACAGTTTGAGAGAtactttaaaaaacaaaaaaaaaaaaattccttaaattatataataacacgtgacATACCGCACTAAAAAAGTTCTCGTAATTAAATGTCATATTTAACCTTGCTACTTGGTTTGCATGAAAACTAATGTAGGACAACAATGAGACAAGAGACAAatattcttaataaaaaaaccatataGATAATGGATGGCTCACAATCTTTGAACACATGGTGACAAATCGCTTATAacgcacatacacacacatacattgATTCTTATGATTATGTAGCTGTAGCCGCCCCTTGGATTAGGGCCATTACTTTGCTTCTTgtctataattttattttgctgcaattcaaaaaaaaaaaaaaaaaacaaatgaaacaaatgaattaaatttcttattattattacaaacgatattatagtAAAAAAAGTCCGACAACGAGTTATTATGTATGActtaatacttaaaaaaaaaaaaaaaaaaactacaactgTAAATCAATAGGACactattatataatatatatatatatatatatacatttttttttgtcaagaaaATATAGAAACTCATTAGATGGGAAAATCTCCATTCAAGTTACAACAAATAACCCAATAAAAGCAGAGAATATCCAATAAGCCCATTTAACGAGAAGACAAATAGAAAACGAAAAACATAACCCCATCAAAATGCCGCAACCACTTCACCGGAAAATCATGAGAATAGCTGCCCTAGAAAATCAGCACCGCGTTAAATTtgacaaaagtatcaaaacacAAAACTTTCAACTCGTAACAAAAAAATATCCCCAACTAAATTCCACCACCAAAGCCATAACCAGAGATTCGTGTTGCCCAACGTTAAATTTTGTATTGCTTCGGTGATCTGTTTATGTCGCTTATGCGATTTATGTGGTCTTGTTAGCGATGGCTTTATGTTAGGATACCGGTATTCTGACTATCGCGTTTGCTGTTTTTGTGATAATTTTTCCTAGAACTCCTGTTTGTGGTAGCTGTATAAGGGTTTAGAATGATTTGTATCTTGTGCAAACTATCTCCAACTCTAAAAAATTTGTGTCTATCTAACATCTCTTGTATTTAGTTGTTCTAATTAATGAAACACTTTGTtgcttctattaaaaaaaaaaaaaaaaaaaaaaaaacccaagccACCACCGCGAACTGTTATGTAAATGTCGTTCGTCCACGTTGCACCGCCATTTAGATAGGCACAAGCTCTTTGGAAGATGGATTAAAGCCTTGAcagaaatatttataaaaatgcTGCAAACAAAAAGCGAGATGTTCTGTCATTTTCAAATCATCACATAAAAGATGGGAACAAGTGATTAGGTAATTAGCACCTATCAGtcctaatttaaaaagtaattaacaaagatcaaggataatttattaaattaacaGAGTCCcatggaatttaaaaaatataagcCCACTAGGCGACTCTTTAAAGATGTAAAAACAAATCTTATAAACTTTGGTTGCAAGCAACAGATTAATGAATTTCCTTCGTGGCAGACATTATAATCAAAGCATGCAATCTAATTCGATCCTAGGTTACCCTCAAATTTCTTATATAAAGCTAACTAGAAACGTATGTTCACTGCTAATTTATACATTCACAAGTGTATACCATCACATGCTATCTTTTTCGATGGCATAAGGTCTCTCGCGTAGGTTCTGACATGGATGTGCAGTGTCAAGTTTTCCACTTTACAGGCCAGCTTGGGCATTTTTTGTGTCAACCATATCTAAAGATTAGGGTTTATGAGGACTGGGAGGAGAATGTATTTGGTGCTCTTTTTTCGTATATATATCTGGCACTTTGTACTTTGCGATGTCCTGTATTGATCCAGGGGTTTGGATGCGATTGATGAATCCGGATCCTCGttggatcttctttgtgaggattttgagGATACGTAAATCATATTCGTTCGtcgtacggtcagaaattattttaaatatttttatttaaaattaaagacAAACAGTACATGAtaaaaattgaccgcacgataAATAATGAACAAAACGATTTACAGATCCCTATAATCTTCGTCAAAAGAATCTGAAAATGATCTTGTTGGGCAGTTGATGTGCACTACactttgtaaattttgtttctttttttaactTCTGATGACGAAATCACCAAttcaagaaggagaagaaaaaagaaatatatgttGCGGTATTTGGGAAGCAATAATGCGATTAAAGTAAGGACCGACTTTCGCCGCCCATTCCAtcattcttcttctctctctctgtaatgCGCATGGAAATCATGTTATTTGAGTTGAAATTAATGACCAGTGACTCCACTGTGGCCACTAGCGCCGGCCTGTCGCCGTCGACCATGCAAATTCCCCAGGCCTCACAAAAGGGAATAGGATCTTATCTAGATTTTCTTTGTGAAGATTTTAGTGATCAGTTTATCTTATTAGTTAATTGATCATTATGCGATTAtaagttattttaaattattttattaaaattgaatacaaacagAATCTAACACCTTACGATATTTGATAAACAACCGTAATGAATGGATCCATAGGATCCTATGAAGACAATTAGGAAAGGATCCACATCCTTACAAAGGgttgtgctatccacacaccctttgataatttttatccgttgatcttcttcaattcattcgatttaaCGGCTGAAAATTCAAAAGGTatataagaagtaaaatggaaTGTGTGAACATTACATCCCTAACTCACAAAAGGTCAAGGACGGAATTTCATTGACTAAATTGACCTTATTAATGACTTTTGTATCTAAACTTGTGACACGTGTGATTAGTACATTTACGCTTCATGAAATCTGTCATCGGTCGCTATAATTGATAACAATGAAATAATCCAATATTTATTTGCTCCGTCTGTATGACATGGCGATTATACAGTAAGATGTTGGATAGAATGTCTTCAAAAAGTTGAGTCATGAGTAAAGTGGTGCGTGGACTAAATCTTACCACAAAAAATCTATATGTTTCATAAACCACCATTACATATGGTTTTCATTGTCTGAGTAATGCAcacaattattatatttttcatactATATTTATGTCACCTTTTTAATAAAGGGAAAGCCTACCAACATATGTAGGGGTGGGTTGGAAAaaccgaaaactgaaaaaaatcgATAAAACctgaaccgaaaaaaaaaccaaactgaaccaaaagttattggtttggtttcgatgattcaaaaaccaaatcaaatcgaaccgaaccaaattaaatataattaagtttatttatttatttaatatttgagTGTTTatattccaagcccaatttaaGTTTAGACCCAAGTTTTAAGCTTTTGTTTTAGGCCAACCATTAACCCATAATCCAagtcctttttcttttccccaCCCAaccctcttctttcttttttttcttttttttcctccccACCCGACCCTCCCTACATCTtatttctctttgtttcttcttGCATCTTCTtgctctttctctttttttcttcctttactTTCTTTGAAATGGAAAAacagattttataaaaaaaccgaaccgaaaccgagccaaaaaaaataaaaccaaataaaaaccgaaaaaaattgaaccgaacccacccctaaACGAGTCTCATCTATATTAGAGAGGTGGTAACGGTATTTCATTAAGGATAATACTATTTACACAACTCTATTTACCTTCCACATGCTCTTGCTATTTTTTATCCATTGATCTTTTTCGATTCATTCGATCTGACGGCCAAAAATTAATACgagtgtgtgagaggtaaaaataagtATATGGACAGCACACACTTTCATTAATTGTCACAAATGAACATAAGAGTGGCATTTGTGGATTAAGAAACTAATATAAGAATGCGTAATTCTGAATGAGAGAGCGTTTTGAGCAAAACGAGCCGGTAGGCCCAATTAGTTGTTTGGACCAAGGGCTGAGAGAGAATAAAGAAACCGAGAGGCACCACCAATGAGACTATCAGTATTTGGACTTTGACTCTTTCATTTGTTGAGGCCTTTCTAATTTGGTCGGTTCTTCATCGCTTCCATTTGGGTCGTTGGATGAAGCATTTGGACTTTCAATTTCATTGCTTGTCCAAAAACGAATATTTAGAGTCCATTGCAAAACGAGCCGGTAGGCCCAACTAATTTTCAAAACACTGCATAGTATTAGATAATATGAATTCacaagataataataaaaacaatcaCTCAAATTATACAATTCATTTATACTCGTAATATTCAAACAACCACGAGCTGGTGGTCCAGTGGTAAAAGGTGAGTTACAAGGcttccttaaaactaaaaactgggGATCTCGAGTTCGAAACCCGTTGCTGGGCTAGAAGTAGACTTGTGGCCAGGAGAATGCTTAAATGCCTCTGAGTTTTCCCAATGCCCATAAAAGGTGAATAAGCCACTAGTtgtctcatttaaaaaaaaaaaaaattgtaacatTTGAACTACTTAGCGTAAAAGAATTTCAACTAACAATATGACACGATTATAATATCTTTACCCTTTGACCTGGATAATTAACCCATACACTTACCCCATCCACCTAAAAAGAAAAACCGATACCGTTACCCACAGACAGATCCACTCTAATACAATCGGCAAAAAACATACAAAGACAAGAAACGGCGTTGAAAAACTGGCGATCCGAAGAGTCCTTAACGTccgggaaaaaaataaaaaacgatcCTTTATCTCTTTCAAACACGGCGTCCTATTTTTCCATCAAATCATCTCCCACAATAAAATATCACCCAAAATTCCCTTATGTCAACGTCTTCGATGTCGTACACGTTCGCTCTCACCCATCTTTCCGTCCACCTTCTCACACCCTAAACAAACCCCTGCCCAgttgacaaaaatagaaaacgtCTGCCCCCGGTCACAGGAAATCTCAAACGGCAAGTTATTTCCCCATCAGCCGGCTCCCGATCTGAGAACAAAATGCGAGTACGGAACTCGACGATAAGATCAACGGCTCCAGCTGCCCCGTGTTTAATCTGATCTCAGCCGTCCATCGCTCATCGTCGTGTTATTAGTTACACCCCCGCGCCACGCTGAatcaatttctctctctctctctctcttctctctctctctctctaccggCGAGGGACGAAAGCGAAGTTGTGGAAGAGCTCGCTGAAGGCTGACTTGCTGACTCGTATCTGGTTCGGGCTCGGGCGAATCTTCGCGGGGCTTGGCGCGCGAGGTTTGGTGCGACGGCAGAGCTGGCGAAGGCCACGGCGGTGATGAGAGGGAGCGTGTGGAACCGTAGGACGGTACAGAGGCTGCGGCAGCTGCTGATCTCGACCGTTGGATCGATGAGGGTCaagcttctgctgtgctgttgCATCGGATTCACGCTCATCGTGCTCGCCAATCGAGCTTCGGATTTTATGGGATGGACGAGTCACACTGCGGTTCTGGAACGGTCCTCGGATTCACGGTTCGTACAATtgcttacatttttttttccaaaatctCCGCATATCCTTATTAGTCGCTAATTTTTTGATTGCTCAAGCTTCCACTTGCACATCACTGTTAATAACTCTATTTTTAGTAAATAATTAAGCTCGGTGTTTGTATTTTGATGTTCTACTTTCTTTTAAATTCTATATTAAGAAAGATTTGAATACAATCCCAAACTTCTCTGAACTTTTGGATTAGTGATCttacttggagtgttgagaataaTTTCCATATTAGATATAATCCATGGGGTCAGGTATAttttttcttgatttatttTAAGAATTTTGATTCCACGGATTGAGGGCGAGCCTTGTTACAACGGAAAGGTTGCTCTTTTGTGACCGAGAGGTCAGAGGTTCGAGCGGGAGCTTTGATTCCGATGGAAACGGAGTGTTAGCTATAAGGATATGGTCACTTTTCTGCTTCAACCCCATTTTTCGATTTGGGAAAGACTGGGAAGATTAAGCTGACTTTGTGTTGTTCTCATTTTCTAAAGAGCACATTCCTAGATTTTTTTCGATTGTCTTATTGTTGATTGTATCGTAGTAGAGAGATACGATTTATTAAGTATTCATGCTGAAATTTGCAATTTGTATGCAGGAAAGGGTATTCTATTGTAATGAACACATGGAAGAGATATGATCTTCTGAAGCAGTCTATTTCTCACTATTCTCGATGCCCTCGGCTTGATTCAATACATATTGTGTGGAGTGAGCCAAGTCCTCCGTCCGATTCTCTGACAAAATTTCTGGATCACATTGTACATCTGAACACGAGAGATGGACGACAAGTTGAATTGAAATATGATATCAACAAGGAAGACAGTTTGAACAACAGATTTAAAGAAATTAAGGATTTGAGAACAGATGCTGTTTTTTCAATTGACGATGATGTTATATTCCCTTGTTCTTCAGTAGAATTTGCATTTGATGTTTGGCAAAGTGCATCGGATACAATGGTTGGATTTGTGCCTCGGATGCACTGGGTTGATCCGGTATGCCTCAATCTCCTACATTTTCTCGTCATTTAGAGAGTATTATCCAACGCTCTTGCTGTCTTCCCTATATTTTAAGTTTCTTGGTTGGAAAACTCATATTAATTTCTGTTTGAGGTACAAAGTTGGTTTTGATCTATTTGAGCTCGAAACTATGTATTGTTCATTTGTTCTATACTTTAGGCGAGCCAACATTTACTGAAGAAACCCCATTTCTTATTAACAATTTAGAAAACTCTGTATGGCACACTTGTCAGCTGTCTTACCAGTTTTTATGCTCACTGTGCAGAAAGGTGATGAGAATCACTACATATATGGTGGATGGTGGTCAGTTTGGTGGACGGGCACATACAGTATGGTACTGTCTAAGGCAGCCTTCTTCCACAAAAAGTACCTGAGTTTGTACACAAATGAAATGCCAGCGTCAATCAAAGAATTTATTACCAAGAACAGGTTTGCCCTTTTGCTTTGTTATTTGCTTCTTACccttatttatatttcttttgaGCTGTGTGCACATGCGAGTGTGtggtttttgtttaattgtaaatatttttcaCTTAATATTGGGTTGGATTTCACC contains the following coding sequences:
- the LOC137733859 gene encoding glycosylinositol phosphorylceramide mannosyl transferase 1; the protein is MRGSVWNRRTVQRLRQLLISTVGSMRVKLLLCCCIGFTLIVLANRASDFMGWTSHTAVLERSSDSRKGYSIVMNTWKRYDLLKQSISHYSRCPRLDSIHIVWSEPSPPSDSLTKFLDHIVHLNTRDGRQVELKYDINKEDSLNNRFKEIKDLRTDAVFSIDDDVIFPCSSVEFAFDVWQSASDTMVGFVPRMHWVDPKGDENHYIYGGWWSVWWTGTYSMVLSKAAFFHKKYLSLYTNEMPASIKEFITKNRNCEDIAMSFLVANVTNAPPIWVKGKIFEIGSTGISTLGGHTEKRTNCVDRFVAEFGRMPLVPTSVKAVDSRNIWFW